A single window of Girardinichthys multiradiatus isolate DD_20200921_A chromosome 15, DD_fGirMul_XY1, whole genome shotgun sequence DNA harbors:
- the unc93a gene encoding protein unc-93 homolog A — translation MISRNFKNVLVVSIGFLSLFTAYGGLQSLQSSLNAEQGMGVASLSVIYASIILSSMFLPPIMIKNLGCKWTIVAGMACYVSYSFGNLYPGWYTLIPTSVILGLGGSPLWSAKCTYLTISGNMQASKDNKKGSDVINHYFGIFFFIFQSSAVWGNLMSSLIFGQDTSISDIPEEVLETCGASDCGLTIEVNSTSSKPAQKLVWTLVGCYIGVGVLAMLIVAIFLDNIDHQQTSQFRDNREPFCHTFLATFRLLKDWRLLTLIPLTMYSGFEQSFLSGEYTKNYVTCALGIHFVGFVMMCFGAANSLSSFLFGRIARYTGRATLFFFAAAINFACIIALLFWRPHPEQLPVFFVFPALWGVADAIWQTQTNALYGILFPRDKEAAFANYRMWESLGFVIAFAYSTFMCLEYKLYIVLAVLVLSMITYPIVEYYEHKNPTKPIEQATYENHKKTEESDIVSQTWM, via the exons ATGATCAGCCGCAACTTTAAAAACGTGTTGGTAGTCTCCATTGGGTTTCTGTCTCTATTCACGGCTTACGGAGGGCTGCAGAGTTTACAG AGCAGTCTAAATGCAGAGCAGGGGATGGGTGTTGCATCCCTAAGCGTCATCTACGCCTCCATCATCCTCTCCTCCATGTTCCTGCCCCCCATCATGATCAAAAATCTGGGCTGTAAATGGACCATTGTCGCTGGCATGGCCTGTTATGTGTCATACTCCTTCGGAAACCTCTACCCTGGATG GTACACTCTCATCCCGACCTCCGTCATCCTGGGTTTGGGTGGTTCTCCTCTGTGGTCGGCTAAATGCACCTACCTGACCATCTCAGGGAATATGCAAGCTTCTAAGGACAATAAGAAGGGTTCTGATGTGATCAACCACTACTTTGGGatcttcttcttcatcttccaGTCATCTGCAGTTTGGGGAAACCTGATGTCATCTCTCATCTTTGGGCAGGACACCagcatct CCGACATCCCAGAAGAAGTCCTAGAAACCTGTGGAGCATCTGACTGTGGACTCACTATCGAAGTCAACAGCACCAGCAGCAAACCTGCACAGAAACTTGTGTGGACGCTTGTTGGGTGCTACATTG GTGTTGGTGTTCTGGCTATGCTCATCGTGGCAATATTTCTAGACAACATTGATCATCAGCAGACCAGCCAGTTTCGCGACAACCGGGAACCATTCTGCCACACGTTCCTGGCCACCttcaggctgctgaaggactggAGGCTCCTGACGCTCATACCACTCACCATGTACAGCGGCTTTGAGCAGAGCTTCCTCTCTGGAGAGTACACCAAA AACTATGTGACTTGTGCTTTGGGGATCCATTTTGTTGGTTTTGTGATGATGTGTTTCGGAGCGGCCAACTCcctctcctccttcctgtttggGAGAATTGCTCGGTACACCGGGAGAGCTACTCTCTTCTTCTTTG ctGCTGCGATCAACTTCGCCTGCATCATTGCTCTGCTGTTCTGGAGGCCTCACCCTGAGCAGCTgcctgtgttttttgtgtttcctgctCTGTGGGGAGTGGCAGACGCCATCTGGCAAACTCAGACTAACG CTCTGTATGGCATCCTCTTCCCGAGGGATAAGGAGGCAGCCTTCGCCAACTACCGCATGTGGGAGTCGCTGGGTTTTGTCATTGCCTTTGCCTACAGCACATTTATGTGCCTAGAGTACAAACTTTACATCGTGCTGGCTGTTCTGGTGCTTAGTATGATAACCTACCCCATAGTGGAGTACTACGAGCACAAGAATCCCACCAAGCCCATTGAACAGGCCACCTACGAGAATCACAAAAAGACAGAAGAATCAGACATTGTTAGTCAGACTTGGATGTAG